AATTCGGAATTATGTATAGTAAATTACataatattctatttatttaaaacgCATGGTGTAAGATATAAAGTCACAAAATAGATCTCTCTTTGTTCAAATTCAGTCCAATTAAAATCACACGGTAGTcgacaaacaacacaatgttaAGAATGATGGGACACCATGCTCGGCGTTCATTACGTCGACTTATGAAGTGAAAGTCCGTCTACGTAAGGTATATGTTGTACGTTGAGACACGTTGCCTTACACAATTACGGTTAATAACAAAACTAATGGCTATTTAACCTTATTAACGAAGGAGTGATAAAGGCTATGTCCGTTGTTCATACTAAATAGGGCAGCGTGATGATATAAATGGGTTCTACGCTAGGTCACCTGATTCTGACAATTgctgatatttgtatttaatgtcAGAGCGGGGTTGCATGTTCGTAGCGGTACCGACGAACAGGAAGTTGTCTTCTTCAAGGTCTTGATGTAAACGGATATTGAATTATCAATAGCCCAGTTAAACAAAGCTGTCCGCTCTTTTTAATATACTAGTATAAATTAACCCCATAGCCacggatatctttgaagagaataacgattttttttattcttttgacGCCAGACCCGGTCCACTGTCAAATCGAATCGGCCTCGAATATAGGAAACATGGCCCTTACTTCCATATAATGGGCTCGAATATAGGAAACATGGCCCTTGCTTCCATAGAAATGGCCTCGAATATTGGAAGCATGGCCGTTGCTTCCATAGAAATGTTCTCGAATATTGGAAGCATGGCCCTTGCTTCCGTAGAAATGTTCTCGAATATTGGAATCATGGCCCTTGCTGCCATAAAAAACGGCCTCAAACATTGGAATCATGACCATTGCTTCCATAAAAATGGTGTAGAATAAAGGAATTATGGCTCTTCCCCATATATAGGAAACATGGCACATGCCTCCATAGAAACGGCCTCAATTAGGAAACATGGCCTTGCTTCCACATAAAATACCACGAATATAGGAAGCATGGCCTTTGCTTTCACAGACATGGCCTCGAATCTAGGAAAAATGGCCATTGCTTCCTCAAAAATGGCTTCGAATAAAGGAAGCATGGCTCTTGCTTCCAAAGAAATGGACTCGAATATTGGAAGCATGGCCCTTGCTGCCATAGAAATGGCCTCGAATATTGGAAGCATGGCCCTTGCTGCCATGGAAACGGCCTCGAATATTGGAAGCATGGTCTTTGCTGCCATGGAAATTGCCTCGAATATTGGAAACATATCCCTTGCTTCCATAGAAATGGCCTCGAATATAGGAAGCATGGCCCTTGCTGCCATAGAAATGTTCTCGGATATTGGAATGATGGCCCTTGCTTCCATAGAAACGGCCTCAAATATTGGAAACATGGCTCTAGCTTCCTTAGAAATGGCCTTGAATATAGGAAACAGGCCTCAAAAATTGGAGTCATGACTCTTGCTTTCATAGAAACGGTCTCGAATATTGGAATGATGGCCTTTGCTTCCACAGAAACGGCCACGTATATTGGAGTCACGACCTTTGCTATCATAGAAACGGCTTCGAATATTGGAATGGTGGCCTTTGCTTCCATATAAACGGTCACGTGCCATAAAAATGGTTCGAATATAGGGAACATGGCCCTTGCTACCATAGAAATGGCATCGAATATAGGAAACATGACCCTTGCTATCAAAGAAACGTCCTTGAATATTGGATTGATGGCCCTTGCTATCATAGAAATGGCCTCAAATATTGGAGTCATGACCCTTGCTACCATAGAAATGGTTCGAATATAGGAATCATGGCCCTTGCTTCCATAGAAATAGCCTTGAATATAGGAGTCATGGCCCTTGCTTCCATAGAAATAGCCTCGAAAATAGGAGTCATGGTCCTTGCTTCCATAGAAATAGCCTCGAATATAGGAGTCATGGCCCTTGCGTCCATAGAAATAGCCTCGAATATAGGAGTCATGGTCCTTGCTTCCATAGAAATAGCCTCGAATATAGGAATCATGGCCCTTGCTTCCATAGAAATAGCCTCGAATATAGGAGTCATGGTCCTTGCTTTTATAGAAATAGCCTCGAATACAAGAATCATGGCCCTTGCTTCCATAGAAATAGCCTCGAATATAGGAGTCATGGTCATTGCTTCCCggaaagaaaacaaaacgaCAGAAAAAGAAATCGCTTAAAAGGAAACTTAATCGACTTAGTGTTAAACGTTTGTGTGTTCggtactacatgtatatgaaaaataattgcaCCATATGTGAACCCTGCCCTGTGATTATGTTTGTGCACCACACAACATGCAAACCGAGGCTTGtgcaaattataaaaaaatcaacagtgCCTGAAGgccttatatatttacaaaaataaaatagttcaaaaGGTAACGAACTTTTGCACTGTTTGCGTACAGATGAAAAGTCAACTTAGGTTTGTTTGTACCTCAGATTTAATCAAGTACTAAGCTGCGCTCATTagtaaacacaaacatacattgtttaaactagaatatttgtttgtcataTCGCTTACCCAATCAAATTACTAGATTTGCGATGGACAGCATGAGTCGTAGCTCATGTTTGGATTCTGAAAACTAATAGTTACATTGTACCTTTGTCAGATCCATTACTGCATTACTAGTATAATTGTTTGGTGTTTCCAGGATCTTAAGCTTGCCAATACACAACCACATTCGAGTCAACGAGTCTATGACTTGTTTACTTAGATAAAGCCAGTCAAAttaagctgtgtgaagttagctaaacatacgacattggacattggacattcaaaatcgaatgttgtgctggcacgacattggacattggacattcaaaatcgaatgttgtgctggcacgacattggacattggacattcaaaatcgaatgttgtgctggcacgacattgaacattggacattcaaaatcgaatgttgtgctggcacgacattgtacattggatattcaaaatcgaatattcaaaatcgaatgttgtgctggcacgacattggacattggacattcaaaatcgaatgttgtgctggcacgacattggacattggatattcaaaatcgaatgttgtgctggcacgacattggacattggacattcaaaatcgaatgttgtgctggcacgacattggacattggacattcaaaatcgaatgttgtgctggcacgacattggacattggacattcaaaatcgaatgttgtgctggcacggcattggacattggacattcaaaagtgaaagtcgtgctggcacgacattggacattgtacattcaaaatagaatgttgtgctggcacgacattggacattggacattcaaaatcgaatgttgtgctggcacgacattggacattggacattcaaaagtgaaagtcgtgctgacacgacattggacattggacattggacattcaaaaatgaatgttgtgctagcacgacattggacattgggatttcgaaaatgaatgtcgtgctagcacgacattggacattcaaaatcgaatgttgtgctggcacgacattggacattggacattcaaaatcgaatgttgtgctggcacgacattggacattgggcattcaaaatcgaatgttttgctggcacgacattggacattggacattcaaaagtgaaagtcgtgctagcacgacattggacattggacattcaaaagtgaaagtcgtgctggcacgacattggacattgtacattcaaaatagaatgttgtgctggcacgacattggacattggacattcaaaatcgaatgttgtgctggcacgacattggacattggacattcaaaagtgaaagtcgtgctgacacgacattggacattggacattggacattcaaaaatgaatgttgtgctagcacgacattggacattgggatttcgaaaatgaatgtcgtgctagcacgacattggacattcaaaatcgaatgttgtgctggcacgacattggacattgggcattcaaaatcgaatgttttgctggcacgacattggacattggacattcaaaagtgaaagtcgtgctagcacgacattggacattggacattcaaaagtgaaagtcgtgctagcacgacattggacattggacattcaacaaattaatgtcgtgccagcacgacattggacattggacattggaatgtcgtgccagcaacACAGCCTTATTTTTCACGAAAAagattatcgaaaaaaaataaagcgcttattaataaatataacgCATATAAAAATCTGTTTATTAATCTTGCCATAtgctgtaaaatataaaatttgcgTTTAAGATGAATAATAAAACGCATGAAAGTTCTGTTGCTCAAATAAACGATAAGTGACCTGCACTCTTATATTTCTATTGCATGTTTGCTACTGAATGTCTACCGTCGGCACTAATGGCCTTTCAGACAAACTTGCGTGTCATTATCGTCCATATTATGTCCCATACTTATATTTGCATTGTTTCATATGCCATAAATCTGAGGCCGTATTTCATGCGGCCGTGCAAAAGTAATCAAAGGTATCGATGAATTGCTGTTTGCTCCTGTACTTCAATGACTTCTTATCGTTTAAAACCAGAGGATAAAATTTTACTTCTATTTCTTCATTAATTCCTTCTCTGGACACTCGTAAACCGTGCAAATGATGCTGAGTGGCGGCTCGCTGGTTTTTTACAGCTAAGTATACAAGGTCGGTTCTCAGACCAACGAGGCTTCTCATTCACGGCTTGCCGCTCAGTGACACTGGTGCCGCGGAGAGTTCATGTTCGGGTTATCGGGAAGCATTACAATCATAGTACATACGCTAATCTGTACATTGTGGTAAATGGacaatatcagttttatttgtttcgGAATTAGTGTTGTTATAGATATAAAAGAAAGGAAAACAGATAGTTTGATGCCGAGTTCAACcatgtaaaacattcaaaatgagCTCAGGTGGCTGTGAACCACCTACTCAAGACTACGACTTCAGTGCTATCCCATACCCGTCGGAACTGCAGTCAGTTTCCTCTCGGGAGGTGGTAGTCAAGGTCAGCCTGGGTGTGGTGGTGAATCTCGTGGCCCTCGTCGGAAACGCtctcgtcatcatcatcgtggTGAGATCAAAGCGCATGCGCACCACGACTAACTACTACCTTGTGAACCTGGCCGTCTCCGACCTGCTGGTTGCGCTGATGCCAATCTGGGTGCACGTTGTCGCTAGCCTAAACGAGTTCTGGGTGTTCGGATCCTTCCTCTGCAAGTTCAACCCCTTCATGCAAAGTATTTATTCTCACAACTTAAGTTGTGATTAGTTGATTTGGCATGTACCCTTAATTTGAGCTTAAAACTGAAGTTCCTGCAGTAGTTTTactatttaaaagaaacaaggtTAACCGAAAGACCATCTAAAAAACAAGCTACGCAGacaaatgtaacaaattaacattgattttttGGAAACAGTACAATAGTAGAATGCCAGATTATACAGACTACAAACTAAGACAACTACACGGGGTTTAAGATTGTGACAAGCATAtacaaatatttctgttttggttaaaaaaacttaatattgCTTTATAAGCAATATAATGTTGAAGGGGCAGCTTTacgaattttatttttttatatattttatttcaataaaattcgaTAAGAGAAACCAAAAGCCGTTGACCTGTTGTCTTCACTTGTCtgtaattttgtttctttacaaATTCAAAGATCAATGAATAATTCATAACTTGTTAACCGTATTAAACAATGATTATATGCATACTATTTAAACTGCTCTTGGAAGCAATTGATAATGTAATTGGGGTAAGTACCTATgaaattatgaataataaaagggtttattttttttattatttatttaataaagatttattgtCATATATTCGAAATCAACACTCATACACTAACTGTATGTTTGCGTCTTCGTGTTCACAAATAAGCTTCACTTATTGCAGGTTAACACAACTACTTATAATTTTAAGGATGGCTTAAGGACGCTCGACTTGTCAAATTTGTAGTGTCGCACTACAATAAATCCGGCAATAAATTTCGTAACCGCCTTTCGACGTTCATTCTTGCCAACTGgggtttatattttatgtcaCTCCCCGAAGGTCCAAACGAACTCACACAATGTTACGCTCTTGAGGACAAAGTTCATTACCTTTTAAGGCATTTGatgttattcagtaccaaacggTAAAAGGGTTTAAATTATCTTCGAAAAACTAAGATCCATACTCTTGTGTGGTGAAATTGGGTAAAACTGTGCATATTACTATACATTTCATAGTTTGTCTATGCAGTATTATTTTTGATACGTAGATACATACTTGATATAATATCGGCCTATTGTTTCGAGAGatttcaaacattgattttttgttaACTATTCTGTTCTGAAAGACGGATCACGGGGGtacacgtattccgaatctgcaagGGTTTAAGTGGGATTTTGGAGCTTgatatgcaagatggcggcAAAACCATGACGAAATAGGATTCGAAAGacacttttataaatgaaaacaaactgtgtgacaaaattaaacttttgaCAAACGttccataatattatgacaaACTTTCCATTATATTAAACTATCACGTgttaaatactttctttaaaaatatttttaaagcgatttatttgtcttttatttactgtttatttttatttttctcgcATTATAAGTACTTACAACCaactgataaaaataaaaactaaaacaacCTATTACAACCTCTTACCATTACAGTGgatagttatttttatatttgctaaTTCATAATGGTCACATCAGAAGAACcagtaataaaatgaaaatattgtttactgttaACACTCGAATTAACGTCATGCTTCTATTGATAGGGCCAGCGATATGCCGAGATACAAAAAGATATCATCTCTGAGTTTAAACCGCTCTAGAAAACGGAAAACGGACAAGCCTTGTACCGACAATTCAAGAAATTTAGAGTTACCGTCACACCCCGAAAGAGTTTCAGTTTCACACCAAACAAAAGCGCGAAACGTCTTAAATACGATATTCAGAGGGGCACACATTTTCATCAGTTGATGATCTGCATAGTTCCAAATTGTAATCATAACCTATCGGGCATTTTTTCATTCCTTCTAACGATTAAGACCATATTCTTTCTACCGATCATTGATATCAGCACATACCAACAGAAGAGTTATAGAGGGCAATACACTTTTGATCAGACCAATTTGTTTTGTTCCTAGAGTCAAACTGACAAATGAGAGAATGCATGTATAAAACGTTTGTTGTGTATACAACACGTGATAGTTTAATATAATTGAAAGTttgtcataatattatggaaCGTTTGTCACAAGTTTAATTTGTCATAccgtttgttttcatttataaaagtgtCTTTCAGTGCAGATGCCAAAAGGTGGTTAAACTATTTTCAGCACACATTTAGGTGGTTAAACCAAAATGAAATTGCCATGAAGGCTCTTGTACAGCAAAGGAATTgtcaggaaattaaaataccacatttaCATAATGTTACAGCAGAaaccattgcaaaaatatgtgtttttgaaacttaaacgtcctaaaaagtatcaaaatctcgcttcccacatttgtaaacaacagactggccgaaggttttccttcaataacttttttattccgtaacctaaacgcatgaaataaaaagccgagTGAGGCATGGTAATTGTAGAGCCGAATGCGCGTCATGATATTTATGAAAGATATACTTTATACCACTTACCAGGCGAAAACAGGTTCCAAAAATCCTATTTCGTCATGGtttcgccgccatcttgcatatcaagctccaaaacctcacttaaaacccttgcagattcggaatacgtgtaCCCCCCTGCGGATGAGGCCTTACAAATAAACGTTATTTTGATAATCGTCAAACAAATTCCCAGAATTCGTTGTGTAACACGTTTGCAGATTTCATTGTAAATTATTAATGATtgatatattcaaaaataagaacCGTCAACGGTATTTAAACAGTGGTATTTAAAcgattcatttaaacaaaatgcccACAATGaacatcttatttaaaaaaaatcgtcgcCGTAGTCTTTGAGTATCTTAGAATTATTTAAAGACAACATTTTCTTTGCATTTATGGATTCACTTATATCTCTTTTTCCGCTGTACCCTCAACCATGCTCGCATCATATCGTGCAGCAGTCCAGGTCTAAAGGGGTTCTATGCTCACATAGGAGCGCAGTCTATTCGAGAGCTTAGTGTTTTAATGGACATTCCTTAGTTCTTTCATCTCAATAGCTTCCTCCGTTATTTCCGTATAGTTTTCGCAACTTCGAAAAGAGCTAGAATACAGAACAAACAAGACGGctatatcaatataattctCCTAAAAACCGTATTCAATTACCATTCCTAAATATTTAGATGATCAGGAATAGTGAAGGTCCGGTAAACACGCTTACCAAAGGAACAAGaactattttaaagtaaatCGGTTAAGTGCTATGGCACTGATCCAAAAATAACACAGGACATAATAGTAATTCAGCAGGTATTGAAACAGAAATTAAACAAAGCAATTGATTGTTCTATTATAAAAGAATTCTTGATATAAGagttttacttttataaaaactgGGTAAAGGGTTACAAAAATACACACGCTAAACATGGCCTTGGCATCTTGGTTGACCCGAAACGTAAACAGTCCGTGACCTAATTTAAAACGTGCTGATCAACtgcatttaaaaaatagcaaataaatgtgttgtatcTGCGAAAGCAATCAACAAAGGAAGACAAATAACTAAATGGCACAAAGAAATATACAGAGCATACTTGTTGATTCCCGTAAGGAAAAGGCCATGAAAAGAAGAACTAAGCGCCAAGATCAGGCACAGAACTGCCGATGAACAAATTGTCGCCAgatttatatttgtttccaCTTTTAAGCGAATAATTATTCAAGTtagaaaaaatatcacttatttATACATGATAATTTTACATTAATGTTGTGTCCATATGTTATCTTTAAGTCACAGCAATGTGTTCGAGCATGTTCACGCTGGTGGTGATAGCCGGGGACCGGTTCTACGCTATCATGTTTCCGATGCACTCTCGGGTCACCAAGAGGAAAGTCAGTTATCTTCTCATCCTGGTGTGGATGGCCTCTATTGCTATAGCTACTCCACTCCTCTTCATGTACTATTATATTGAACGTCAGTGGGCAGATGTATTAGAGACATACTGTGATGAAAAATGGCCAATGAAAACGGAAGCTGATGGTAGCTGTGATGGAGGCTTGACCTCCAAGAAAGTGTACTGGATTGTAGTGTGTGGTGTGTTAAACTGGACTCCGATGTTGATTATGATGC
Above is a genomic segment from Mya arenaria isolate MELC-2E11 chromosome 2, ASM2691426v1 containing:
- the LOC128215888 gene encoding QRFP-like peptide receptor, with translation MSSGGCEPPTQDYDFSAIPYPSELQSVSSREVVVKVSLGVVVNLVALVGNALVIIIVVRSKRMRTTTNYYLVNLAVSDLLVALMPIWVHVVASLNEFWVFGSFLCKFNPFMQITAMCSSMFTLVVIAGDRFYAIMFPMHSRVTKRKVSYLLILVWMASIAIATPLLFMYYYIERQWADVLETYCDEKWPMKTEADGSCDGGLTSKKVYWIVVCGVLNWTPMLIMMLSYTFIVIKLRKHKIGPKLGASSKSSVQQRSTRKVVIMLFSVLLVFIVCAVPFQTIKIYFLFTQGQQGYKLPDWFNTLDFGAVLLMYSNAAINPIIYAGFNESFRNGFKDLVNCIMNRRTPTASETFETEYKQRSTVRTKNVPLATLTRVPFTVQEGIELNGQTPGKDCTAIEPTAGTSQMPFSSRL